In Bacteroidales bacterium, the genomic window CTGCGGTGAATTTATAGCCAGTTCCTACAAACTCCAGGTGGGGCACCCGCCGGGGGCACCTCTGTACATGATGATTGGAAGGGTGTTCGCCCTCTTTACTTCCGACCAGGAAAAGGTGGCCATGATGGTCAATGCGGTATCTGCTTTCGCCAGTGCCTTTACCATTCTGTTCCTGTTCTGGACCATCTCCCACCTGCTTAAAAAGATAGTTATCTCTCATCCGGCCGAAGCCGGCAGATCTGAATCACTGGTTGTTTTGGGGGGTGCTTTTGTCGGAGCCCTCGCCTACACCTTCTCTGACACCTTCTGGTTCTCGGCGGTCGAAGGGGAAGTATATGCCACTTCTTCTCTGTTTACTGCCGTGGTTTTCTGGGCCATTCTCAAATGGGAGAATGTGGCAGATGAAGCAAATGCGAACCGATGGATCATCCTGATCGCTTACCTCATAGGCCTGTCCATTGGAGTACATCTGCTAAACCTTCTTGCCATCCCCGCTATTGTCCTGGTCTACTATTTTAAAAAAACTCCCAAAGTTACCCGTCCGGGTATTCTGAAAGCACTGGGACTTTCAGTGGTGCTTCTGCTTTCAATCATGTACGGAATTATTCCGGGAATCATTAAACTGGCCACCCTGGCGGAAAAGTTCTTTACCAATACGGTGGGCCTCCATTATAATACTGGTGTTCTGATATATATATTCCTCCTGCTTGGAGCCCTGGGCTACGGAATCTACCGCACGCAGTTCGTGAAAAAAAATGTACTCTGGAACACCATTTTGTTAGCCATTACCGTGATCATCATCGGATACTCATCCTATGCCATGATTCTTATCCGTTCGCTGGCAGGTCCGCCCATGAATGAAAACCGTCCGGAAAATGTCTTTGCACTGCTCTCCTATATAAACCGCGAACAATACGGCGATCGTCCATTGATTCTGGGCCACCAGTATAATGCAGAAGTGGAGGACCTGGCCTATAAAAAACCTGTCTACATGCTGAACAAGGAAGAGAACAGGTATGACATAGCACACTACATACCCGAACTGGTCATGAAGGGCAGCCAGGTATTGCTTCCCCGCATGTACAGCCGCAATGTCACACACAGGCAGGCTTACCAGGAGTTCGGAACCATTAACGATCCGGCAAATCCAAGCTACATGGACAACCTGGAGTTTCTGTTCCGTTACCAGATCGGTCATATGTATCTGCGCTATTTTATGTGGAACTTTGTTGGCAGGCAAAACGATATCCAGGGACATGGAAATGTGCTGAACGGGAACTGGATCAGCGGTATCGGCTTCCTGGATTCGGCCAGAACCGGCCCCCAGAAAAACATACCCGCTCATATGAAAAACCACCCGGCCAGGAATACTTACTTTTTTCTTCCCTTCCTGCTGGGACTGGTGGGTCTTTTTTTTCAGCTTGACAGGAGTGCACGGGATTTTTGGATTGTCATGAGTCTTTTCGTCCTGACCGGAGTGGCCATCGTAATCTACCTGAACCAAACACCCTATCAGCCCAGGGAACGCGATTACGCCTATGCAGGTTCATTCTATGCCTTTTCGATCTGGATTGGCATGGGAGTGGCAGGTCTTTATCAGGTTTTAAGATCGAAACTTAAGGCCAATCTCTCTGCCATCCTGGCAACAGCATTCAGCTTCCTGGCGGTTCCCGTCCTGATGGCCTCCGAGAATTGGGATGATCACGACCGTTCTGGCCGGTACACGGCCAGGGATATTGCCAGGAATTACCTGAATTCCTGCAGCAAGGATGCTGTGCTCTTTACAGTAGGGGATAACGACACCTTCCCGCTGTGGTACGTCCAGGATGTGGAAGGAGTCAGGGAAGATGTGCGGATAGTCAATATGATGTTATTCAATATGGACTGGTATATCGATCAGGCCAGGTGGAAAAATTACGATTCAGACCCCCTGCCCTTTACCATTCCGCAGGCAAAATACGAAGCCATACCCGGTAACAGCATCTTTGTCAGGGAACACAAGCAATGGGCCACGACCGATTACATGCTCAACTTCATGAAAAGTGATAATCCCGATACCAAGGTAAGCTTGCGCAGCGGAGAACGGGTAAACTATATTCCCACCCATCAGCTGATCATTCAGGTGGATTCGGCCGCGGTCGTTTCCAACGGTACCGTAGGCCCGGAAGAGGCACACCGGATTGAAAAACAGATTCCCATTCGCCTGGAACCCAATGGCCAGATCCTGAAGAATACCCTGGCACAGCTGGATGTAATTACATCAAACAATTGGCAGCGGCCCATTTATTATACTACAGGAGGATATGACGAATCCCTGGGGATGGAGGAGTTCTATAAAAATGAAGGACTGGCTTACCGGCTGGTCCCCCTGAGAACTCCCTATGAAAGCGTCCTGGTTATGGGGGATATAAATACAGACACTCTGTATGACCGGCTGATGAATCAGTTTGAATGGGGCAGAATGAATGCCGGGGATGTTCATCTGGACTACTACACCATTCGCACCATGTCGGTTATTCGTTTCCGGAGCCTTCATACCCGCCTGGCCATGGAGCTGCTGAAGAAAGGGGAAAGGGGGAAAGCCATAGAAGTTCTCGACCACTGTATGGAGCTTGCCCCCTCACACGTACTACCGTTTGATCAGTATATAAGCGGAATCACCCTGCCAAAAGCGGATGGAGGAATCATCCACCATGAAGGGATCATTGAGGCCTATTATCTCTGCGGGGAGACTGAAAAGGCTAATTCCATACTCCGGGAGTATTATCAGACACTGAGCGATGAGCTCCTCTATTTCAATTCCATGAAACCCAGGCACAGTTCGTCCATACAGCGGGAGATCAATGAAGCCATGTTCCAGATGGAGGAACTCAGGATTCTTCTTGAGAATTTCCAGCAGGAAGAGTTGCAGCTGGAACTTGGCATCAGCGGTTTCGGTTCATAAGAAACGAAGCGAAATTGTACAGCTCGCTCTTTCGCTCTTTTGGTCTGTTCAGCTTGTCCAGGGAGGCCAGGGCCTCCTGATAATATAAGCGGATTCGCTTTTCTGTCAGCTCCTTGATACTTAAAGCATCGAAGATTGAAATCACTGCCGAAATCTTCTCCTCCCTGTCAAACTGCATCCCTGTGAGCCATTCGATCAGCTCCTCTTTCTGTGAAGCTGAAGCAAGCTCGAGTGCCTGAATAACCAGAAAGGTTTTTTTGTTATCCACGATATCCGTTCCCGGATTCTTACCCACTAAGGCGGGATCCCCGTATGTGTCGAGCAGGTCGTCCTGGAGTTGAAAAGCGATTCCCAGGTTTCTTCCATATTCATACAAATCTTCCGAATCTCTCTGGGAAGATCCTCCCAGAATGGCCCCGATCTTCAGACTGGCAGCAATCAATACCGCCGTCTTTAACTCAATCATGGTCAGGTACTCTTCCTCTGACACTCGTATAAGTTCTTCGAAATTCATGTCCATCTGCTGTCCCTCACATACTTGCATGGCCGTATGGGTGAATACCTCCTGGACCGTACTCAGGACAGCGCCAGGAGCCTGATTCATCAACCGGCTGGCCAGAATGGACATCACATCGCCCGAGAGAATGGCCACATTTTCATTGTATTTGATATGCACCGTTGGATGACCTCTTCTTTTTTCTGAACGATCCATAATATCATCATGCAGCAGGGTGAAATTATGAAATACCTCAATGGCCACAGCCGGAATCAGTGCAGAAGCCACCTCTCCTGAAAACAGGTCACAGGCCAGGATCACCAGGGCCGGCCTTATTCTCTTCCCTCCCAGGGAGAGAATATACCTGACAGGCTCGTATAATTCGGGAGGGGTATCCGGAATGTTTAGATTCTGAATATGTTTCTCTACCAGATTCTGCGCTTCAAGAAGTGTATACATAGTTGAGACAAGTTAATGATTTTCGCCATAGAGTGGCAGGATGATTATACAATATGTTTTAAAATAGAATCATTAACTTTGTCCGGTTCTTAAAAGCAGTGTTTGATGACATTTTCAAGGAGAATTACAAGCATACTTTCCATTTTATTTCTTTCTGTTTCATCCCTCTGGGCACAAGGCTACCGGATTGAGGTTGAATTAAAAGGACTTTCAAACGATACCATCATCTTAGGCGAGTATTTCACTTCCAGGATGATCCCGAAAGACACCACCGTCGTGGATAAGGATGGCCGGGGTGTTTTTGCCGGAACCGAAGCTTTTAAGGGAGGGCTCTACCTGGTCTATATCAATCCGGGGCACTATTTCGACCTCCTGCTGGGAGACGATCAGGAATTGCACATTGAAGCAGATACTTCCGATCTCCCGGGTAGTATTACTTTCCGCGGCTCGGATGATAACCGCATATTCCAGGAGTATAAAAACTTCCTGCAGAAAAAAAGAGGGGAGCTGGAGCAACTGGCAGCCCGGGAAAGCAGCAACACCAATGCTGCAGATAGTATCGCTCTGGTCCTCCGGCAGCAAGAGATCAACCGGGAGATGGAAGCGTTTATGAACCGCATCGAAGCGGAACACTCCACGTTGTTTGTTTCTGACTTTATTGGTGCCACCAGGGAACCCTTTCCTCCCGAAGAGATGCTGAGCGGAGAGAAAAGACATGACGACTCTGTCCGCTATTTCTATTACCGCGAACACTACTTCGACCGTTTTGATCCCTTTAATATCAGACTTTTGCACACCCCCCTCTACGAGGGGAAGATTATGAACTACATAAACAGGAGTGTCTCCCAACATCCCGATTCCCTGATTGTGGCAGTGGATTACCTGCTGGAAGGTTCCAAAAAGCAGGAAGAGCTCTACCGGTACATGCTGATCACCCTGTTTAATCATTTTGCCGAAAGCAAATTCATCGGAATGGACGGGGTCTATTTCCACATCGCAGAAAAATACTATCTGCCGGATGCCACCTGGAGCAACCCGGAGTTTCTGGCCAAACTCAAAGAGAACCTGGAAAGCAATAAACCCACCCTGATCGGCCAGACTGCCCCCAACATCATTCTGCGGCAGATCCCCGAAGAACACTTTGGGATGGCAACCCAGGATACTGCCATTAAGAAAGATCCTCATATCGGGCATGATTTTTATATTCATGATGTTGATGCCCGCTTTACCCTTCTGTATTTCTGGGAAGCAGACTGTGGCCATTGTAAGAAAGCAACTCCAGAGCTGCACGAAGTCTACAGCAGGATGTTGGATAAGGGAGTGGAAGTTGTCAGTGTTCACGTGATTAACTCCATAGAGGGTAAAGAAAAGTGGATCGATTTTATAAACGAACACCAGCTGCTGGGATGGATCAATTGCTGGAGCCCCTACAGCAATGAGTTTAGAAAAATATATAACCTGCAGAGCTATCCGCAGCTTTTTGTACTCGACCGGGACAAGAAAATTGTTGCCAAACGGGTCACCCCCCAGCAGGCCGAACAGATCATTAACACGCTGATAGAAAACGAATCGACCGATAATTGATAAGCTTATGAAGTTCAAGGCAATTAAACTGATTCTGGAGGACGGATCCACTTTTCATGGTAAATCATTTGGCTATGAAGGCAGCATTGCCGGTGAGGTGGTCTTCAATACTGCCATGACCGGATATCCCGAAAGTCTGACCGATCCATCCTACAAAGGTCAGATCCTGGTCCTTACCTATCCCATTGTGGGAAACTACGGGGTTCCCAGAGAGGACTCTGAGAATGATCTCTATAAATTCTTTGAATCGGATCAGCTTCACATTTCCGCCCTGGTGATTTCCTACTACTCCACCGAGTATTCTCACTGGAACGCAGAGCGCAGTCTCGGCGACTGGCTGAAACAGCACAATATACCGGGCATATTTGATGTGGATACCCGTAAAATCACCAAATTGCTGCGGGAAAAGGGATCCATGCTTGGCAAGATAGTTTTCAATGAGGATGAGCCGCCCGCTTACGATCCCAACCAGGACAACCTGGTCGCACAGGTAAGTGTGGAAGAAAAAAAGGTCTATGGCCAGGGAAAATACAGGATCCTGCTGCTCGATTGTGGAGTGAAATATAATATTATCCGCTACCTGCTTGAACGCGACACGACCATCATCAGGGTACCCTGGGACCATGATATCAGCAAAGAGGAATACGATGGTCTCTTTATTTCCAATGGACCGGGTGATCCCAAACAAAACAGGGTCACCATTGAAAGCCTGGCTGCAGCATACCAATCAGAAACTCCGATTTTCGGAATCTGCCTGGGGAATCAGCTTATGGCGCTGGCCGCCGGTGCAGATACCTATAAACTGAAATACGGGCACCGGAGCCACAATCAGCCGGTGCTTGAAGTGGGAACCGATAAAGCCTACATCACCTCCCAGAATCATGGTTATGCCATTGATAACCTGACTCTGCCTGATGATTGGAAGCCTCTCTTCATAAACCTGAATGATGAAACCAACGAGGGAATGAAACATGTTTCCAAACCTTTTTTCTCCACGCAGTTCCATCCCGAAGCCTCAGGAGGCCCCACCGATACAGCCTACCTTTTCGATGTTTTTATTGA contains:
- a CDS encoding polyprenyl synthetase family protein, with protein sequence MYTLLEAQNLVEKHIQNLNIPDTPPELYEPVRYILSLGGKRIRPALVILACDLFSGEVASALIPAVAIEVFHNFTLLHDDIMDRSEKRRGHPTVHIKYNENVAILSGDVMSILASRLMNQAPGAVLSTVQEVFTHTAMQVCEGQQMDMNFEELIRVSEEEYLTMIELKTAVLIAASLKIGAILGGSSQRDSEDLYEYGRNLGIAFQLQDDLLDTYGDPALVGKNPGTDIVDNKKTFLVIQALELASASQKEELIEWLTGMQFDREEKISAVISIFDALSIKELTEKRIRLYYQEALASLDKLNRPKERKSELYNFASFLMNRNR
- the carA gene encoding glutamine-hydrolyzing carbamoyl-phosphate synthase small subunit; this translates as MKFKAIKLILEDGSTFHGKSFGYEGSIAGEVVFNTAMTGYPESLTDPSYKGQILVLTYPIVGNYGVPREDSENDLYKFFESDQLHISALVISYYSTEYSHWNAERSLGDWLKQHNIPGIFDVDTRKITKLLREKGSMLGKIVFNEDEPPAYDPNQDNLVAQVSVEEKKVYGQGKYRILLLDCGVKYNIIRYLLERDTTIIRVPWDHDISKEEYDGLFISNGPGDPKQNRVTIESLAAAYQSETPIFGICLGNQLMALAAGADTYKLKYGHRSHNQPVLEVGTDKAYITSQNHGYAIDNLTLPDDWKPLFINLNDETNEGMKHVSKPFFSTQFHPEASGGPTDTAYLFDVFIDHIRKHVEG
- a CDS encoding thioredoxin-like domain-containing protein, with the translated sequence MTFSRRITSILSILFLSVSSLWAQGYRIEVELKGLSNDTIILGEYFTSRMIPKDTTVVDKDGRGVFAGTEAFKGGLYLVYINPGHYFDLLLGDDQELHIEADTSDLPGSITFRGSDDNRIFQEYKNFLQKKRGELEQLAARESSNTNAADSIALVLRQQEINREMEAFMNRIEAEHSTLFVSDFIGATREPFPPEEMLSGEKRHDDSVRYFYYREHYFDRFDPFNIRLLHTPLYEGKIMNYINRSVSQHPDSLIVAVDYLLEGSKKQEELYRYMLITLFNHFAESKFIGMDGVYFHIAEKYYLPDATWSNPEFLAKLKENLESNKPTLIGQTAPNIILRQIPEEHFGMATQDTAIKKDPHIGHDFYIHDVDARFTLLYFWEADCGHCKKATPELHEVYSRMLDKGVEVVSVHVINSIEGKEKWIDFINEHQLLGWINCWSPYSNEFRKIYNLQSYPQLFVLDRDKKIVAKRVTPQQAEQIINTLIENESTDN
- a CDS encoding DUF2723 domain-containing protein — protein: MQFKKINLLLGWISFAIALIVYLLTLEPTVSLWDCGEFIASSYKLQVGHPPGAPLYMMIGRVFALFTSDQEKVAMMVNAVSAFASAFTILFLFWTISHLLKKIVISHPAEAGRSESLVVLGGAFVGALAYTFSDTFWFSAVEGEVYATSSLFTAVVFWAILKWENVADEANANRWIILIAYLIGLSIGVHLLNLLAIPAIVLVYYFKKTPKVTRPGILKALGLSVVLLLSIMYGIIPGIIKLATLAEKFFTNTVGLHYNTGVLIYIFLLLGALGYGIYRTQFVKKNVLWNTILLAITVIIIGYSSYAMILIRSLAGPPMNENRPENVFALLSYINREQYGDRPLILGHQYNAEVEDLAYKKPVYMLNKEENRYDIAHYIPELVMKGSQVLLPRMYSRNVTHRQAYQEFGTINDPANPSYMDNLEFLFRYQIGHMYLRYFMWNFVGRQNDIQGHGNVLNGNWISGIGFLDSARTGPQKNIPAHMKNHPARNTYFFLPFLLGLVGLFFQLDRSARDFWIVMSLFVLTGVAIVIYLNQTPYQPRERDYAYAGSFYAFSIWIGMGVAGLYQVLRSKLKANLSAILATAFSFLAVPVLMASENWDDHDRSGRYTARDIARNYLNSCSKDAVLFTVGDNDTFPLWYVQDVEGVREDVRIVNMMLFNMDWYIDQARWKNYDSDPLPFTIPQAKYEAIPGNSIFVREHKQWATTDYMLNFMKSDNPDTKVSLRSGERVNYIPTHQLIIQVDSAAVVSNGTVGPEEAHRIEKQIPIRLEPNGQILKNTLAQLDVITSNNWQRPIYYTTGGYDESLGMEEFYKNEGLAYRLVPLRTPYESVLVMGDINTDTLYDRLMNQFEWGRMNAGDVHLDYYTIRTMSVIRFRSLHTRLAMELLKKGERGKAIEVLDHCMELAPSHVLPFDQYISGITLPKADGGIIHHEGIIEAYYLCGETEKANSILREYYQTLSDELLYFNSMKPRHSSSIQREINEAMFQMEELRILLENFQQEELQLELGISGFGS